The Brassica napus mitochondrion, complete genome genome includes a region encoding these proteins:
- the nad9 gene encoding NADH dehydrogenase subunit 9 produces MDNQFIFKYSWETLPKKWVKKMERSEHGNRFDTNTDYLFQLLCFLKLHTYTRVQVLIDICGVDYPSRKRRFEVVYNLLSTRYNSRIRVQTSADEVTRISSVVSLFPSAGWWEREVWDMFGVSFINHPDLRRILTDYGFEGHPLRKDFPLSGYVEVRYDDPEKRVVSEPIEMTQEFRYFDFASPWEQRSDG; encoded by the coding sequence ATGGATAACCAATCCATTTTCAAATATAGTTGGGAGACTTTACCCAAGAAATGGGTCAAAAAAATGGAAAGATCGGAACATGGGAATAGATCTGATACCAATACGGACTACCTATTTCAATTGTTGTGCTTTCTCAAATTGCATACCTATACAAGGGTTCAAGTTTCGATCGATATTTGCGGAGTTGATCATCCCTCCCGAAAACGAAGATTTGAAGTGGTCTATAATTTACTGAGTACTCGGTATAACTCACGCATTCGTGTACAAACCAGTGCAGACGAAGTAACACGAATATCTCCGGTAGTAAGTCTATTTCCATCAGCCGGCCGGTGGGAGCGAGAAGTTTGGGATATGTTTGGTGTTTCTTTCATCAATCATCCGGATCTACGCCGTATATCAACAGATTATGGTTTCGAGGGTCATCCATTACGAAAAGACCTTCCTCTGAGTGGATATGTGGAAGTACGCTATGATGATCCAGAGAAACGTGTGGTTTCTGAACCCATTGAGATGACCCAAGAATTTCGCTATTTCGATTTTGCTAGTCCTTGGGAACAGCGTAGCGACGGATAA
- the ccmFN2 gene encoding cytochrome c biogenesis ccmF (start codon not determined), with product SLLWAGALVDTGREQAKRVVRNGKKETTTLPLCWTAGANTVVSDQDQEPIRIWILTCWWFLTVGILLGSWWAYHELGWGGWWFWDPVENASFMPWVLATACIHSVILPLLHSWTLFLNIVTFLCCVLGTFSIRSGLLASVHSFATDDTRGIFLWWFFLLMTGISMILFYQMKQQASVRRTYKKEMVVARSTLVHLRHSARAQPRPVMLWKN from the coding sequence TCTTTGCTCTGGGCAGGAGCGCTAGTGGACACGGGGAGGGAGCAGGCGAAGCGTGTCGTTCGTAATGGAAAGAAAGAGACCACTACTTCGCCTCTTTGTTGGACCGCCGGCGCGAACACAGTGGTCTCTGATCAGGACCAGGAACCAATTCGAATTTGGATCTTGACATGTTGGTGGTTTTTAACCGTAGGCATCTTGCCAGGAAGTTGGTGGGCTTATCATGAATTAGGTCGGGGTGGCTGGTGGTTTCGGGATCCCGTAGAAAATGCTTCTTTTATGCCTCGGGTATTAGCCACAGCTCGTATTCATTCTGTAATTTTACCCCTTCTTCATTCTTGGACCTCGTTTCTTAATATTGTGACTTTTCCATGCTGTGTCTTAGGAACCTTTTCAATACGGTCCGGATTGCTAGCTCCCGTTCATAGTTTTGCTACAGATGATACACGAGGAATCTTTTTATGGTGGTTCTTCCTTCTAATGACCGGCATATCTATGATTCTTTTCTACCAGATGAAGCAGCAGGCATCGGTCCGTAGAACGTATAAAAAAGAAATGGTTGTGGCGCGAAGTACTCTTGTGCATCTACGTCACTCGGCTCGCGCGCAACCCCGCCCCGTTATGTTATGGAAGAATTGA
- the atp6 gene encoding ATPase subunit 6, whose product MNQIGLVAQSPLDQFEIVPLIPMNIGNFYFSFTNSSLFMLLTLSFFLLLIHFITKKGGGNLVPNAWQSLVELLYDFVLNLVKEQIGGLSGNVKQMFFPCILVTFLFLLFCNLQGMIPYSFTVTSHFLITLALSFSIFIGITIVGFQRHGLHFFSFLLPAGVPLPLAPFLVLLELISYCFRALSLGIRLFANMMAGHSLVKILSGFAWTMLCMNEIFYFIGALGPLFIVLALTGLELGVAILQAYVFTILICIYLNDAINLH is encoded by the coding sequence ATGAATCAAATAGGGCTGGTGGCGCAGTCCCCACTTGACCAATTTGAGATTGTCCCATTGATTCCTATGAATATCGGAAACTTCTATTTCTCATTCACAAATCCATCTTTGTTCATGCTGCTAACTCTGAGTTTTTTCCTACTTCTGATTCATTTTATTACTAAAAAGGGAGGAGGAAACTTAGTCCCAAATGCTTGGCAATCCTTGGTAGAGCTTCTTTATGATTTCGTGCTGAACCTGGTAAAGGAACAAATAGGTGGTCTTTCCGGAAATGTGAAACAAATGTTTTTCCCTTGCATCTTGGTCACTTTTCTTTTTTTGTTATTTTGTAATCTTCAGGGTATGATACCTTATAGCTTCACAGTGACAAGTCATTTTCTCATTACTTTGGCTCTCTCATTTTCTATTTTTATTGGCATTACTATAGTGGGATTTCAAAGACATGGGCTTCATTTTTTCAGCTTTTTATTACCCGCAGGAGTCCCACTGCCGTTAGCACCTTTTTTAGTACTCCTTGAGCTAATTTCTTATTGTTTTCGCGCATTAAGCTTAGGAATACGTTTATTTGCTAATATGATGGCCGGTCATAGTTTAGTAAAGATTTTAAGTGGGTTCGCTTGGACTATGCTATGTATGAATGAGATTTTCTATTTTATAGGGGCTCTTGGTCCTTTATTTATAGTTCTTGCATTAACCGGTCTGGAATTAGGTGTAGCTATATTACAAGCTTATGTTTTTACGATCTTAATCTGTATTTACTTGAATGATGCTATAAATCTCCATTAA